A stretch of DNA from Scatophagus argus isolate fScaArg1 chromosome 23, fScaArg1.pri, whole genome shotgun sequence:
GTCCATACTGTGTGTATTATACCGATATAGTGTGTAATTAATAAGTCCTTGTCCTGGAAAGTAGGTCTATTAGATTAGATCCTGACGTTCTGATTCGTATGTCAGGATGGCCGAGCGGTCTAAGGCGCTGCGTTCAGGTCGCAGTCTCCTCTGGaggcgtgggttcgaatcccacttcTGACAGCAGTATTTTTTGTTAGGCCACGCTGTGAAAACATCTATTCATCAGCGCTTAGACTAATAATGACGGCTTTTAGCTACACTGTAGTCAGAGTCGGTTTTAATTATTATCTCACACTATTGTTCTGAAGAAATACGTTTAACCCTTGACTGTCCTCAGCAATTTGGTAACGCAACCTAACTTGTTGCTACTGAATAAATATCTTGTAGAATAAATGTAATAGAATAATAGAATAATTGTATAGAGTCCACTGTCAAGTGGACTTCTCTTTTTGTGCGGTCTATCATATACATCTATATATGATGTAAAACAATACTGCAGAGATATTGATTTAAAGAACTTGTAAGCTATAAGTatgtttgattaaaatgaaGAACCATCTGACATTACGACAGAAAATACGATAGGATCCGAAGTTATCATGTCTGCAGCCGTGGTCCGTATTTTTTGAATTAccttgacatttcttttcaaaagactagacaaattaaaatgaatcagCACTCAtttccaaatgaaacaaaacagtgtttgaGAATAtcagaaggaagaggaaggccAAAGGCTGGCTGAAGCCCATGGCAAGCTTTGTTTAATCTTTGTGCTTTTTCAAACATAAATCCTGCTGGCTTTTTCAATCTGTCTCAATTTAACCAGAATTTAAAAGACCCAGTTTTAATGAGGATCCAGTTGTCTGACAATGTCGCCCACTGCAAGATACACCAGACAACAGCTAATGTTAAGTGACAATTTCACCTTTATTAACATGGTGAGGAATCATTAGTAAAGGTCAGGGTGACGGGCTGGACAAGGTTTTGGTGCTCAGGTGGTGCCTGTAAagagagcaacagaaaaaagaaaagactcatTAAATCACAAGGACGTCACTGCCACGAATCACAGCAGCTTTTATCGTTCATCTGTACAGGGCATCCATGTGTATGTTGAaggtgatttaaaagaaaaaaaaatttaaattaggTCTTTTgattagaaaatatttattgtcCCATGTCCCATGTGTTGTAGGGAGAGAAAAGATCTCTTGAATCTAAATTTATAAAGCAGGGTCAAGGCTGTCATTGAACACTGGCATGTTTCAGCACACAATGGGAATGCTTGCTAAATAATGTCTGACTTTTACAGATAACTCACCTTGCGGACATTTTTGCAAGGGTCAGGCTTTGGTTATTCCACAAGCCAAAACCACTATCTGACTCTTCCATGATTTGTCTGGAGTTTTCTCGGTTTATTACAGATCACACATACTTAAACACGTCCAACATTCAGGTCTTATATTTTTTCAAAGAACGTAACACACCTGGATTGTTTACAGACTGTCAACAAGTACCTGCAACGATAtttgagatttgttttattcGACTTAggactcatttttttctctactTCATGTTGGAAGACACACACCAAAAAgtatacatttttcttttacagtcaACAAAGATCAAACTAAAACAATGAATTAATCCTAACAACCAGTCTGTGTAGCCCAAACCTGATAAATTTTAAGCTTActcctttgtttttcatgaaaatattcaaTCTTACAACATAATATGCGCTCGTGGTGACTGCTACACTCTTGGTGAAGGCTGCTGCTAGAAATAAACCgttaaaaaaaatggctttaaatTATTTATAGCGGGGGAATGAGTGTCATCAACATCATCTTGTGAACTGTCATCAAGATTATGGTTCCCACGGCAGGTCTGATGTTTCCGAAGTCGTGAAGAGAAGTCGAGCACAGAAGAATAAAAGAGGCTTTGCCTTTGCCTGCGACAGTGTGAGTGACATTGATCCTGCAGAAGAGAGACAGTGTGACCACATGCATGAATACAGCCTACATTCTCCTCTTTTTACTGTACGAACAAGGGGGCAGAGGTTCAAACGCCTCACACTCTAGCTGACTTACATCAACAGTAAGATTCAACAAACATGATCAATATTTAGATACATGTAAGTGCGTCTTCTGAGGAGCGTAAGGAAAAAGTTCctctttttaaaactgtggCAGTGGAGGAGGGCTTTAGCAGAAATTCCCGCTTGCTTCCTCCATAAAAAGGCGACTGCTGCTCAGACAAAAAGCAGGTTTCTGTTAGTGCTGGGATGTGCAGTTTAGTTTAGCTTACCAAGGAGCTAAAAAAGTAAACTGTGGCAGGATGTGGATGCAAGGTGAGGACAGTGCAACAGCAGGTAGGACTTGATAATGTGCGTACAAACTCCTGCTGAAATATTGGTTTTAGTCACATGATATGATAGTCACATTTTGCAGTTTCAATGAGTCCTTTCGGTATCTAAATAATTGGGTTCAGTACTTGCATGATAATCAGGTTAGATTTCCTTTTCAGGAATaataaaatgttcacatcttgtGCTGTTGTTCATTCAGTCAAAGGTCAtccatttttgttattattgttaatatatatgttatattgtttttattattccagCACACTCTTGATTGGGGACGTTTAGTGTGCTTTAGCACTTTGAATGAAACATGAGATGGAGCCACTTCTTTATTACAGTTCACCATTTTGGGGAGTGTGCTGTTTCACTTTCCTCGCAAGATGACTTTCACTTCTCTTTGATAttaagctacagccagcagaggTTTTGCTGAGCTTGACAGTAAAACATCGGGTTTGTGTGCAAGAACTTTGTAGCTGGGCAATGTGAAAAGTCCCATAAACCCCACATAAAACGAAAAATTATCTAGTCTTATAGCAAACTGAGATTTAACTTGCCAGTTGCTGAGCTTTAAAGAGACTAGTAGGTCGTTTTGTTTCCTTGAAAAGAACAAATCAGTCTTGTCctcatgctaagctaggctaaacacaTACTGTCTCTGGCTCCATGTGTTTGGAAAACATGTTAAATTCACCGTCTTgctgatagatagataaatgACAAGTCCACAAGACCACTCTCTGTGGTATCTGTTGGGTAAATCTGAAGCAGCAgctagcagccagttagcttagcacaaaaaaaaaatcttctagCAACTCTAAAGAtctttaataaacattttagcATAACACAAAACTCAGCTTATTGGACAAAATGAAGCAGAAGCTGGAGATTATACTGTGACTCAGAGGCCGCAGAAAGTGAAACGCATTTTTTGTAGGATCCTTAAGTgatttcacttcctgtgtttcttGCACCGACCTCCATCACATGGCCTCACCAAGTTCCCCctgcagtcacactgacagGATGTGTGGATTTCGTGTGATTATCTTGCCTCTCAGatgagtgttttctgtttccacagCCTGTTTGACAGAATGATGTTATTTTCCCCACAGAGTCTGACGGAGAGAGTGATTTATCTTCTGAGGATGAGGGAGACATTCGGGTATGGCCGCTAATGGCTGGCAGTAAATTGCTGGTTAATTAATGCCACTTTCTAATGTGCATTAGAGACAATCAGcatgagaggaaacactgaattTCCTGCTCAAGCAGATGTACTGTTATTTGCTGAATGTCAAACGACTTCTCCCACGTGATTACATAAAAATATCATACAAATTGGACAGGCTTTGGTTCAAAAAAATTTAACTAAGCTaactatttaaaaagaaagaaaaggaatcgaattgaattgaataccatgagaataaaatcaaatacttgtgtattttgttgttaCCTGATTGATCTCATTCTCCTTTCTCATGGATGTTTGACTGTTAGTGTGAGATCCTGGAAATGCAAAGGGATGAAGCCAATCAGAGACTGTCTGAACTGGAGGAAGGTGAGaacaatttattcattttaatatctgTTTGTCCTGATTCAGGACCATAAGCGAGGTAGAGACTATTccacaaagcagaaaaacatttaaacttcAAAATCACATCTATGGCAACATAAAGTCTCCAGTGCAGGGAAAAATGCATCATGTTCAAATTTCACAAAGAAAGGGCGTTTATGATTCAGGTTTAATCTGTGCAAACTCTCCTCAGGTTACCTCTCTCAGATGTTTTTAGTGAGATGACCGTGAGATGATTaacttttctcctcctctcatttGCAGTCTCCAATCAGCTCCTGAAGGAGATTAATGTACTGGAGATGCAGTTCCAGATTGAGCGCTCCTGCAGGGAGAGTGCTGAGGCACTGGCTGCCACAGTACGTCTTGTAACCTCTGCAGTGAtgctcctttcctttcctttcctttcctttcctttcctttcctttctgctttttcattcactctcctttcctttttgttgtttgcctTTCTTTCATTAGGTCCCTCGTCTCCTTTCCTGTCATTTTCGTCCCAATGTCCTTTCATTCCTTTTCGTTTCTTTCAttccttttgtttcctgtcctttaatttcattttctttcatgttattctttcactctgctgcagtttccttcacttctctcctcttgtGCTCTCTCTTGTCGCTTCCCTCCCTGTatgtccttttgttttgtttcattttcattcctgTCTTCCCCTCCGTCACCTGTGCTGCcgtttctcctcctttcctttcatctccTGACATGTCAGATGATAGACTCTAACCTCACCTTAcctttgtcattttcacactgataGATCAAACTAAGGCGCACACACAGCGACCTCCAgactcaccctcctctcctctcatgcCCTAGGTGACCAAAGAGAACAAAGTCCTGAAGAGGCAGAGCCAGATGCTGATGCCGCTCATCCCCGAGCTGCCTGAAAACTCTGCTGCCATGAACTTAGACCAGGAGCCCGACCCCATGGTTAACTGTGACTTGGTTGATGTTGGTGTGGACAGGAATGAGGAGGcgaagctgctgctggagagtcAAGCCAAAATCGCAGGTTTGACAAAACGGCTCGAGATGTTGACAACAATTAAACTTGTGTCTGGCAAACCAAAAGTGAATATATTTTGCCATATGAGGAATATATGAAACAATAATGACCCTAAAAGGAGAGATGGTTTAGCTAATGTTGTTCCTGATATCGTAAAATAATCATCCCGATATATTAAACATCACCACTTCAGACAGTTAGTTAGAGAAGCCTCTTAACAGCAGTTAATTCACCATGTGTGTATTATTACGTTGGTTCACAGCTGAAGCACATGGGTGACCTTAGACACGCTGTGTTCCCCGTGAAAACCTCACAGAGTAAAAatttaaagctttatttatCAAGAAGGGATAAGATTGACAACACCTTTGGATCACAGCACATATGAGTGTGAAGATACAACTAAAAAAGCTTCTAAATGATGTTTCTGTAATAAAGTGCTTCAGaatcatcatcaccacaggAGAACTGGAGTTGGATTTGAGGTTTTTTCAAGCGGCGTCAAAGTCTTGTAAACATCACAAACCTCTTTATGACTGTGTGCCAGAGCTGCAGACGTCTGTGGACGCtttgctggctgagaagctgaggCTGGAGCAACAAGTGGAGGATCTGACCAAAGAGCAGGTCAAACTCAGAGAGCAGgtacatcagtgtgtgtgtgtgtgtgtgtgtgtgtgtgtgtgtgtgtgtgtgtgtctgcacgttATCACCAACCCTTTGCTTTCAGCTGGCTCTGGAGTTCGAAGAGAAAGAGGCTGTACTGAGGAGAATAAGCAAACAGAGCAAGACCATGAATAAAATCAAACGAGGTGAGTCCTCACAACATTCagctgatgattattttcattatttgtttaaaaaacagTCATAAAATTGGGATAAATGattctttttgttgtttcatccaaCCAGAAGTGTAAAAGCCAAAAGTCATTTAAAGGGCaatttcacccaaattacaaaaacacaacatattttgtcttttttctggTGATAAATGGTTTTGTTTGATCTTCTGAGTTTTCCTGTTGCAACAGCAatgcaatgtgtgtgtattattacTGCAAAATGGTGAGTTTTTatataaaatagagaaaagcaacaaatcatAATGATTTAAATACTTGAATATGATGTAAATTAGTGAATATATGACCtttttgctttgatttatttgacaacttaaTGAAGCAGTGGATCATTCCGGCGCTACGTTTCAGCTTCCGTTGCCCAGtcaaaaacataatgaatgacatcatcatcatcatcatcatcactgaattTCATGTGTGTTCtttatgggtgtgtgtgttttgtgtgcacagtCTCCCAGCTTGTCACAGAGGAGTTCACAGAGATGTCTCAgaagctggagctggagcagggCCTCCGGCAGCACGCCGAAGTCTTCGCCCACCAGGTGTGAGCGCGTggcatacgtgtgtgtgtgtgtttgtgtctgtgagctgtgtgtacacgtgtgtttttctgcaaaacattttgtcatacaTTCACACTTATAGATACTGAGGGTGACAGGTCATGCCACAGGAAGGGAGCAGGAGTGTTGGAGCTGACCTTCGGGCAGCTGGGGCAAACACACCAACACTTGGGCAGAAATGGGGAGGTGGGATTGGGGGtgcttgcacacatgcacacacacagacacacacactgacacactcttcTGCTGTCAGAGTGCAGATGATGTGGCAGGACAGGGGAAGGAGtctcctttctctgttttcacatgGATGACACTTTGGTCAAATCTGGGCTCTCTGGGTGAGGCGAGGcattcacacaagcacacacatacaagacaaaagcagacacacacactcacagacatgcGGGAAAAACACCAATTCACTTAAAACCCACATAcccaaacacactttttttttgctgcccCAGCTGCTCATATAATGAAGGCCTTTTCTTTCAAAAACGTGTCCCCGCTCCCTTCCCTTCCCCATTTAGCCCCTCCCTTCCCCATAATTAGTGGTCATCATTGCCGCTGAAGGAGAATAGCGGTCTTTAAGCACAACCTGTCTTTGCCTGACACCTTTATGTTTTGCCGAGCATATAGCAATTGTCGCCTTTGTGCACGGTGTCCTCCATTTACCGGACAGGCGCACAATGGGCTGCCTCGCAGGGGTCCTTACCTGTGAAAAGGACCCCCAACTGTTCACACAATTCAGCCCCTTTACTCTCAATTCATGGTAAAAGACCCCCCTGTGCTGAATGCCTCTTGTGTGCACTactatttgtctgttttcatgtgttttgaaaacacatgaacacaccatTCACACCTCTTCTCTGTGATGCATGGTGGTATAATGATGCAGGGcctcaaacaggaaacaatttggctgttttttttcacatctgtgtgtgtgtgtgtgtgtctctttgtccctttgtgtagctgtgtgtgatTGGGTCTGCgtgtttgtatgtatgaaaTAATTGCGCTAATTGCTGTGTGAAAATTGCTCTCTGCTTAAGGGAGACCAGAGATTAGAGTGGTGTAATTTGCAGCGCAGAACCCCGTGCTGCATGCGCTGATACAGAGCTCACCAAACCCGCTGCTTCGGTTTGTCCTCACAGGTCGAAATGCAGAaaccatttttttgttgttgttgtcacgCTCTCTGACCACAGGCCTGCTCTCACAAGGTGCCCATTTAGTCAGTCAAAAAGACCAGATCATGCTTTAATGACTTTTCCACGGTTCTACCAGGTGATTCTGATATTTTTAGGTGTTTGTATATTAAAAAGGCGACTCCAATTAAAAAGTTATTGCCTCCTATTGATCGCATTTTCAGGTGCCTCTCTTACATTAATGACCAATTGTATTAAATGCCTTGTTTTTTCTGTGGCTACGTGCTCATGAGCTACGTTAATGTCCTCTGccagcatgtttttgtttctgtgttcgTGTTATACCCGACTTGATGTGCAAACTAGTTTCCCTTCGTGGATTAATTAAGTTATTTAACCTCACAGATCTATGACATTTTCCCTGCATATATGATATTAAGCATCACACAAGCTcatgcaaaagaacaaaaggttTGTTTAGAGCACTCTGAGCGTCTGGTGTATTTATTAGTCACACCACAGAAGAAAGAATCACCAGAGAATGAAGGCTGTGcttgacattttgcatttttcctaACAAGCCACTTATGTTGGAACATCGGAAAAACGATGCTTTGTCTCGCAGCTAAATCATCCTGTTTGCATTGTTATGACTCATCAGTGAAGCCGATGAGTACCAAGGCTTCCAAGTCATTGTTCAGTCAAATATTggtttgaaaacattttctctgcattGTGACAACCTCCTGGGGGaagaaaatgaatcaacagCCACTCATATTTCACTTCATTCTCCTTCTTAATTGTGGTTCATTGTCACTGATGCATTTCTTTCCCATTTTCGCGGAGGCGGATAATCATGAGGAAGAGCGGAAGATGTCAGAAGGTGAAGCTGGATTTGTTGTGTCTTGTCAGATGGTGGCGCAGCAGAAGGAGACCCACGGACAGAGCGTGATGCTGCCGCAGAGCTCAGAGATcggcctgcagctgcagcaggcgcTGGAGCAAATCTCCACCATCAGCAAAGCCCTGTGTGATGTACAACGCTTTTACCAGGACCAggtgtgtgcagctgtgatgaaagagaacaaaatgcaTATCCACTTTGACCTTTTTATGTTCGTCATCATGtctcctgttttgttgttgttgttgttgttgttgttgttgttgttgttgttgtttttgtcattcctGTCAGAGTGCTGTGGAAGGCACCAGCGTCCTCTCTGAGCACCAGAGCCTGAAAGAACAGCTGGAGACGAGCAAAGAGGAGACGAAAGCCTTAGAAACTCGGCTGTGTGAGGCTAACAGGACTGTCACGCAGCTCCAGGACCAAGGTAGCTGCCAGTAGAGACACGTTTCTCAGCAGAAACAAGCCTAATGGTAACCGCaggaaagagtgaaaagcaATGAGTGACTGCTGAAGCCAAAGTGACAGCAACTTAGGATCCAAATATTTAAGTTGTTGTTGATAAATGAAGTGCAGTCCTTtgaaagcttttctttctctctggatTAGACCGGTTTTACATTCTATATGGTTCAATGTGATTTTGCATTGTCCAGCCGAATTCGCTCTTTGTTTATGACACCGATgatcagatgttttgttttgttctgttcctcTGCAGTGAAAGAGCTACAAGATAAACTGAACAAGGAGGACACCACTGATGAACCGGAGGAGAGTTCtactcctgctcctgctcctgctccacctccaccgcctcctccagctcctccacctcctccaccatgCACCACTGCCACCAAGTATGCCCTTTCCCTCTGTCATTAAAACAGTGGGGAGCGTGGACAGTCTTATAGTTTCACATGATTGTTAAAATATTGATTCAGAGGCTTTTTACActcaacaataacaacagcaacaacaaaaaatcctCACCCACCCAGTATGATGAATCTGACCCTTGTgacctcgctctctctctctctctctctctctctctctctctctctctctctcgacaAAGTTCACTTGACTTCCTGAGaagcagaaggaaagaaaaagccAACAACGCTGAACAAAACAGTGAGTCTCACACGGTTAAAGTCTCcctccagtcaaaaatgtgtttttccttcttgcTGTTCCAGTTGAATTTTCGAGCCTGGCTGTGAAGAGTGATGTACATGCAGAGTCTGACACTATCGGACTGTTtccacattcatctgctgaaagTGTAAATTCTCTCTTTTCATGCAGTAATTTgcgcattttttttcctgccttaaATATCTCAGAAATGCATTAGAAATTTTTGATGTGTGGCTCGAAACAAGCACAGATGCAATCTTTAAAGTAATTCTCGGATTTTTAGGATATTTCCTTTTTGGTTTCtcaaaacacagtaaacaatACTTCATCTCTGATTTGAACACTCTGTTTTCCTGAAAATATGCTACAGTGACACTGCAGAAGTGGCCGTGAcaagtttaaatattttatccATTTCTACTCTTTAAGAATCAGCACCCTTTTTGGACATGAAGACGAAAGCTGTGGATGAAATGATGGAGAGAATAAAGAAAGGCATCGTCTTGAGGCCTATCAAGAGAATACAAGTGCGCAAATTGCATTCGCAACTTACACAAACTCATATGAGTGCAAAAGACAAAGTAATGAATAATAAGCTCTGACACTAACATCTGACTTTGCTCACAGGATGACAACAGCTCATGGCAGGTCGGTTTTCCCGTACttctttgtcactttttgtttttatcataaaGCAGCTGTGAACCAGTTTTATTCACTGCCTTCAAATCCTAAATCCTCTTACAGGACCAGAggagtgaaaacaggaaatcagcCATCCTGGAGTTGAAAGGAATGCTGGTAACGTACTTAAACTCACATTAGTATCCTGATGCTAAAGCCTTGAGTGATAAATGACATCTTCATCCATTCTACACACCAGGACAACATGAAACATCAGCCCCACCGCAGGGTGTCATCCAGGAAGGGGTTTGGCCGAAATGTTGGGGAGGCAGAGCTCCTGCAAGTCctccagaggaggaggagggtgataGGCGAGAACCAGGACCAGCCTTCCTCTGGACAAGCACAGGGTACGCTGTCCCATCAGTCCTGTGTTCATAATGACACGACAGTGTGTGCTGTCTTTCATTGTTGCCTCTTGTGTCCATGTCAGTGGTCTGTTTAGGGCCAGAGGTATGCTGAGGCACGACTCAATTAGTAATCGTCTCAAAGGATAGTTTcacatatttcattaaaatccAAATTAGGATTACAATATATCTTGCTAGCATTTCAACACATTACAGATCAGATACTTGAGGAAAACTAAGCGTCTAAATAATCCCcttgtgactgtgtttgagCCCTTGAACAAAGGagtagtttttggacaacacaGACAGCGAGCAAGTAGATTCTCCAAAATGGTAGAATGTTCCTTTAATAATTTGAGGCCACTAATAGGAAAACAAGtctatgtttattttcattgttgcataatttttaaaatgagataatgcttttttttttcaaatttttcagATTTGTGTCTAACCAGAGGATGcggtcctctctctctctctctctctctctctccctctcctggtCAGACCCTCACTCAGGTCCACAGGCTGTCCCAGCAGCAGGAGATGTTCCCTGGGCAGGGGAGTGCGGCAGCGCCCCTGTGCTCCGGAGGCTGAGACAGAACCGAGAGAAGAGAGACTCTCGCCTCAGAGCATCAGCACTGCTCTTCAAACAAGACGACTGACAGTACTTACTGCAGGAAATGACATAGATAATAAATATAACTTCTTGTCTTTAAGAGTCATCACCTTTCTATGCCaaaatgtacagttttgttgatgaaacaattcaaacaaataaagaccTGAGTTATATTTACCTAAAATAATGTCAGATGTCAGGTGTAACAGACAGTGGGTGCAGGTGTCAGATCCCACGTTCAGGACTagggaaaaacaaagacaaaatattttttcaaatgccATTTAACTCAGATTTTCTTCAAATAGCCAGAACTTGTTGCGTGCCAAAAGAAACTCATTGAGTCGTGTTTAACGTCCATCGTCTCTCTTTTTGGGTGCCTGCGTTTGAGCTGATCTAAGTGCAAGTTACGGGATTTTTATGCCACAGAATATAAATAGAAAATGGCCTGGaccataaaagaaaaacacttagGTTATGTGAATACTTCTCTCCCCCTGAGGTGTCTGTTTCTCAAAGTGCCATCCAGCAGAAAGATGAAGGCTGCCATTTATTTAGGCACATTAAAGCCCTCACACCCAGAGTCCAGAGGTGTTCCTGAGATAAGAGCCTCAGGTGATCTGTGTCACTTCCTCCTGAAAGTATCTTTAAATGTGGCAGGTcgccttttgttttctcaccttcacacagatactgtatatgtgtgtgcatgcatgcatgaatga
This window harbors:
- the shtn2 gene encoding shootin-1 isoform X1 produces the protein MWMQGEDSATAESDGESDLSSEDEGDIRCEILEMQRDEANQRLSELEEVSNQLLKEINVLEMQFQIERSCRESAEALAATVTKENKVLKRQSQMLMPLIPELPENSAAMNLDQEPDPMVNCDLVDVGVDRNEEAKLLLESQAKIAELQTSVDALLAEKLRLEQQVEDLTKEQVKLREQLALEFEEKEAVLRRISKQSKTMNKIKRVSQLVTEEFTEMSQKLELEQGLRQHAEVFAHQMVAQQKETHGQSVMLPQSSEIGLQLQQALEQISTISKALCDVQRFYQDQSAVEGTSVLSEHQSLKEQLETSKEETKALETRLCEANRTVTQLQDQVKELQDKLNKEDTTDEPEESSTPAPAPAPPPPPPPAPPPPPPCTTATNSLDFLRSRRKEKANNAEQNKSAPFLDMKTKAVDEMMERIKKGIVLRPIKRIQDDNSSWQDQRSENRKSAILELKGMLDNMKHQPHRRVSSRKGFGRNVGEAELLQVLQRRRRVIGENQDQPSSGQAQDPHSGPQAVPAAGDVPWAGECGSAPVLRRLRQNREKRDSRLRASALLFKQDD
- the shtn2 gene encoding shootin-1 isoform X2 is translated as MWMQESDGESDLSSEDEGDIRCEILEMQRDEANQRLSELEEVSNQLLKEINVLEMQFQIERSCRESAEALAATVTKENKVLKRQSQMLMPLIPELPENSAAMNLDQEPDPMVNCDLVDVGVDRNEEAKLLLESQAKIAELQTSVDALLAEKLRLEQQVEDLTKEQVKLREQLALEFEEKEAVLRRISKQSKTMNKIKRVSQLVTEEFTEMSQKLELEQGLRQHAEVFAHQMVAQQKETHGQSVMLPQSSEIGLQLQQALEQISTISKALCDVQRFYQDQSAVEGTSVLSEHQSLKEQLETSKEETKALETRLCEANRTVTQLQDQVKELQDKLNKEDTTDEPEESSTPAPAPAPPPPPPPAPPPPPPCTTATNSLDFLRSRRKEKANNAEQNKSAPFLDMKTKAVDEMMERIKKGIVLRPIKRIQDDNSSWQDQRSENRKSAILELKGMLDNMKHQPHRRVSSRKGFGRNVGEAELLQVLQRRRRVIGENQDQPSSGQAQDPHSGPQAVPAAGDVPWAGECGSAPVLRRLRQNREKRDSRLRASALLFKQDD
- the shtn2 gene encoding shootin-1 isoform X3; this translates as MQRDEANQRLSELEEVSNQLLKEINVLEMQFQIERSCRESAEALAATVTKENKVLKRQSQMLMPLIPELPENSAAMNLDQEPDPMVNCDLVDVGVDRNEEAKLLLESQAKIAELQTSVDALLAEKLRLEQQVEDLTKEQVKLREQLALEFEEKEAVLRRISKQSKTMNKIKRVSQLVTEEFTEMSQKLELEQGLRQHAEVFAHQMVAQQKETHGQSVMLPQSSEIGLQLQQALEQISTISKALCDVQRFYQDQSAVEGTSVLSEHQSLKEQLETSKEETKALETRLCEANRTVTQLQDQVKELQDKLNKEDTTDEPEESSTPAPAPAPPPPPPPAPPPPPPCTTATNSLDFLRSRRKEKANNAEQNKSAPFLDMKTKAVDEMMERIKKGIVLRPIKRIQDDNSSWQDQRSENRKSAILELKGMLDNMKHQPHRRVSSRKGFGRNVGEAELLQVLQRRRRVIGENQDQPSSGQAQDPHSGPQAVPAAGDVPWAGECGSAPVLRRLRQNREKRDSRLRASALLFKQDD